One region of Trachemys scripta elegans isolate TJP31775 chromosome 8, CAS_Tse_1.0, whole genome shotgun sequence genomic DNA includes:
- the PRDX1 gene encoding peroxiredoxin-1: protein MSAGNAFIGKPAPDFKATAVMPDGQFKDISLSDYKGKYIVFFFYPLDFTFVCPTEIIAFSDRADEFKKLNCQVIGASVDSHFCHLAWVNTPKKQGGLGSMSIPLVSDTKRTIAKDYGVLKDDEGIAYRGLFIIDDKGILRQITINDLPVGRSVDETLRLVQAFQFTDKHGEVCPAGWKPGSETIKPDVQKSKEFFSKQK, encoded by the exons ATGTCTGCAGGAAATGCATTTATTGGGAAACCAGCTCCTGACTTCAAAGCCACAGCTGTGATGCCAGATGGGCAGTTCAAAGACATCTCCCTCTCTGACTATAAAG gaaaATACATCGTGTTCTTCTTCTATCCCCTTGACTTCACCTTTGTTTGTCCAACTGAGATTATTGCATTCAGTGACAGGGCTGATGAATTTAAGAAACTGAACTGTCAAGTAATTGGAGCTTCTGTTGATTCTCACTTCTGTCACCTTGCCTG gGTCAATACTCCTAAGAAGCAGGGTGGATTGGGTAGCATGAGCATTCCACTGGTTTCAGATACAAAACGCACCATTGCTAAAGATTACGGAGTATTAAAAGACGATGAAGGTATTGCGTACAG AGGCCTGTTCATTATTGATGATAAGGGAATCTTGCGTCAAATCACCATCAATGATCTCCCTGTTGGTCGCTCAGTTGATGAAACTCTCAGATTAGTCCAGGCTTTCCAGTTCACAGATAAACATGGAGAAG TTTGCCCAGCTGGTTGGAAACCTGGGAGTGAAACAATCAAACCTGATGTTCAGAAAAGCAAAGAATTCTTCTCCAAGCAGAAGTAA
- the LOC117881907 gene encoding HORMA domain-containing protein 1-like — translation MVKRIMAVAVSGITYLRGIFPEDAYSTHYLEDLCVKVLREDSIYPRVSKIVKWMKGCFEALEKKYLQMMILGVQKDAANPNNMIESYQFKFRYTSKGPQMDVFSNKKTNLTNDATEDIKRTCLLLIHNLYFLMENIISLPNDVSLTMKLFYYADGKYWDLFVKLYLNKQKI, via the exons ATGGTGAAGAGAATAATGGCTGTTGCAGTATCAGGTATTACTTACTTACGTGGAATTTTCCCTGAAGATGCATACAGCACCCATTATTTAGAAG ATCTCTGTGTTAAAGTTTTGCGAGAAGACAGCATCTATCCAAGAGTATCCAAAATTGTTAAATG GATGAAAGGATGCTTTGAggcattagaaaaaaaatat ctgCAAATGATGATTCTTGGA GTACAGAAGGACGCAGCTAACCCAAAT AACATGATAGAATCTTATCAATTTAAGTTCAGATATACATCGAAGGGACCACAAATGGATGTATTCAG CAATAAGAAAACTAATTTAACAAATGATGCAACAGAAGACATAAAGAGGACCTGTCTTCTTCTAATTCATAACCtctattttctgatggaaaatatcATTTCTCTTCCTAATGATGTCTCTCTCACTATGAAGCTATTTTATTATGCAGATGGCAAGTATTGGGATTTATTTGtaaaactttatttaaacaaacaaaaaatctga
- the LOC117881908 gene encoding HORMA domain-containing protein 1-like, producing the protein MSKRNLSGVCLFLIVTPPEYQPPGFKEGESEFILFEGIPVHVKVGGIETSFHMLKLKIIKTEERIDSMDIHGILKECREDAERENEQRQDTLVEYINTEYEPPGSEEEFVDKYHKVKDEATKKRKISKKNK; encoded by the exons ATGAGCAAGAGGAATCTCtcaggtgtgtgtttgtttttaatagtgaCCCCTCCAGAATACCAGCCTCCTGGCTTTAAAGAGGGAGAGTCAGAGTTTATCTTATTCGAAGGCATTCCTGTGCATGTGAAGGTGGGAGGAATAGAAACATCTTTCCATATGTTAAAGCTGAAGATTATTAAAACGGAGGAGAGGATAGATTCAATGGATATACATGGTATCCTGAAAGAGTGTAGAGAAGATGCAGAGAGAGAAAACGAACAG AGGCAGGACACTTTAGTAGAATACATTAATACAG AATATGAACCACCAGGATCTGAAGAGGAATTTGTTGATAAATACCACAAG GTCAAGGATGAAGCTACAAAAAAGAGGAAGATATCAAAGAAGAATAAATAA